One Pagrus major chromosome 11, Pma_NU_1.0 genomic region harbors:
- the LOC141004498 gene encoding complement factor H-like isoform X3 codes for MRLFYCLWLFVLWMNTEKSFQQNEVRCRLTLPPLEGTMYEPAYRSVFSSGDTVRVTCGSGHWISNPQDTSAVITCNDDGEWSVGPECQDFLCSNPQDPLVHFWYVELGQFRKFGEYANYRCKSGYKRTNGITRAICTRDGWRPNPLCQEITCDRQDIQNAHIVTNNKLKYKYSERVNYVCRDGYQGSVTRTCGENGWIGDSQCTDTKCRVPLIENGIVIGNIPVKCRLTLPPLEGTSYEPAYRNVFTPDEQVTVTCGEKYWISNPRDTSAVTTCTATGDWTVRPVCKEVTCRNQRERNVNSWDVYWGQRITLGDTARYRCRSGYKSTDGTNLATCTRDGWRPNPLCQEIICETEDIPNANIVNPKWRYRNNEQANYECKEGYEGRPTRICGENGWTGDSQCTGAEQEGSRPW; via the exons ATGAGACTCTTTTACTGTCTTTGGCTCTTTGTCCTCTGGATGAACACGGAAAAATCTTTTCAACAGAACG AAGTAAGATGCAGACTGACACTGCCGCCACTCGAAGGAACAATGTATGAACCTGCTTACAGAAGTGTATTTTCCTCTGGTGACACAGTAAGAGTCACTTGTGGATCGGGGCACTGGATTTCTAACCCTCAGGACACCTCAGCAGTAATTACATGCAATGATGATGGAGAATGGAGTGTCGGACCAGAATGCCAAG ATTTTTTATGCAGCAATCCACAAGACCCACTTGTGCATTTTTGGTATGTTGAATTGGGGCAATTTCGAAAATTTGGCGAGTATGCAAATTATAGGTGCAAGTCAGGCTACAAGAGGACAAATGGCATCACCCGGGCCATATGCACAAGAGATGGTTGGAGGCCAAACCCACTTTGTCAAG aaATAACATGTGACAGACAGGATATCCAGAATGCACATATTGTCACCAATAACAAGCTGAAATACAAATACAGCGAACGGGTCAATTATGTCTGCCGTGATGGTTATCAAGGAAGTGTTACTCGAACCTGTGGGGAAAATGGTTGGATCGGGGATTCACAATGTACAG ATACAAAATGCAGAGTACCTCTCATTGAAAATGGTATTGTGATTGGAAATATCC CCGTAAAATGTAGACTGACACTGCCACCACTTGAAGGAACCAGCTATGAACCTGCttacagaaatgtgtttacacCTGATGAACAAGTTACAGTCACTTGTGGAGAGAAGTACTGGATTTCTAACCCTCGGGACACCTCAGCAGTAACTACATGCACTGCCACTGGAGACTGGACTGTCAGACCTGTATGCAAAG AGGTTACATGCAGAAATCAACGCGAGCGAAATGTGAATTCTTGGGATGTCTACTGGGGTCAACGAATAACACTTGGTGATACTGCAAGATATAGGTGTAGGTCAGGCTACAAGAGCACAGATGGCACCAACCTGGCCACATGCACCAGAGATGGGTGGAGACCAAATCCTCTTTGTCAAG aAATCATTTGCGAAACAGAGGATATCCCAAATGCAAATATTGTCAACCCCAAGTGGAGATACAGAAACAATGAACAGGCCAATTATGAGTGCAAGGAAGGTTATGAAGGACGTCCAACTCGAATCTGTGGGGAAAATGGTTGGACCGGGGATTCACAATGTACAG GAGCAGAGCAAGAAGGAAGCAGGCCTTGGTGA
- the LOC141004498 gene encoding complement factor H-like isoform X1 → MRLFYCLWLFVLWMNTEKSFQQNEVRCRLTLPPLEGTMYEPAYRSVFSSGDTVRVTCGSGHWISNPQDTSAVITCNDDGEWSVGPECQDFLCSNPQDPLVHFWYVELGQFRKFGEYANYRCKSGYKRTNGITRAICTRDGWRPNPLCQEITCDRQDIQNAHIVTNNKLKYKYSERVNYVCRDGYQGSVTRTCGENGWIGDSQCTDTKCRVPLIENGIVIGNIREYDTDILHFECNVKYKRTENRPSVCTEIGIRAEWSPTPMCEPVKCRLTLPPLEGTSYEPAYRNVFTPDEQVTVTCGEKYWISNPRDTSAVTTCTATGDWTVRPVCKEVTCRNQRERNVNSWDVYWGQRITLGDTARYRCRSGYKSTDGTNLATCTRDGWRPNPLCQEIICETEDIPNANIVNPKWRYRNNEQANYECKEGYEGRPTRICGENGWTGDSQCTGAEQEGSRPW, encoded by the exons ATGAGACTCTTTTACTGTCTTTGGCTCTTTGTCCTCTGGATGAACACGGAAAAATCTTTTCAACAGAACG AAGTAAGATGCAGACTGACACTGCCGCCACTCGAAGGAACAATGTATGAACCTGCTTACAGAAGTGTATTTTCCTCTGGTGACACAGTAAGAGTCACTTGTGGATCGGGGCACTGGATTTCTAACCCTCAGGACACCTCAGCAGTAATTACATGCAATGATGATGGAGAATGGAGTGTCGGACCAGAATGCCAAG ATTTTTTATGCAGCAATCCACAAGACCCACTTGTGCATTTTTGGTATGTTGAATTGGGGCAATTTCGAAAATTTGGCGAGTATGCAAATTATAGGTGCAAGTCAGGCTACAAGAGGACAAATGGCATCACCCGGGCCATATGCACAAGAGATGGTTGGAGGCCAAACCCACTTTGTCAAG aaATAACATGTGACAGACAGGATATCCAGAATGCACATATTGTCACCAATAACAAGCTGAAATACAAATACAGCGAACGGGTCAATTATGTCTGCCGTGATGGTTATCAAGGAAGTGTTACTCGAACCTGTGGGGAAAATGGTTGGATCGGGGATTCACAATGTACAG ATACAAAATGCAGAGTACCTCTCATTGAAAATGGTATTGTGATTGGAAATATCCGTGAGTACGACACTGACATCCTGCATTTTGAGTGTAATGTCAAATATAAACGCACTGAAAACAGACCGTCAGTATGCACAGAAATTGGAATAAGAGCAGAGTGGAGCCCAACACCTATGTGTGAAC CCGTAAAATGTAGACTGACACTGCCACCACTTGAAGGAACCAGCTATGAACCTGCttacagaaatgtgtttacacCTGATGAACAAGTTACAGTCACTTGTGGAGAGAAGTACTGGATTTCTAACCCTCGGGACACCTCAGCAGTAACTACATGCACTGCCACTGGAGACTGGACTGTCAGACCTGTATGCAAAG AGGTTACATGCAGAAATCAACGCGAGCGAAATGTGAATTCTTGGGATGTCTACTGGGGTCAACGAATAACACTTGGTGATACTGCAAGATATAGGTGTAGGTCAGGCTACAAGAGCACAGATGGCACCAACCTGGCCACATGCACCAGAGATGGGTGGAGACCAAATCCTCTTTGTCAAG aAATCATTTGCGAAACAGAGGATATCCCAAATGCAAATATTGTCAACCCCAAGTGGAGATACAGAAACAATGAACAGGCCAATTATGAGTGCAAGGAAGGTTATGAAGGACGTCCAACTCGAATCTGTGGGGAAAATGGTTGGACCGGGGATTCACAATGTACAG GAGCAGAGCAAGAAGGAAGCAGGCCTTGGTGA
- the LOC141004498 gene encoding complement factor H-like isoform X2, which translates to MRLFYCLWLFVLWMNTEKSFQQNEVRCRLTLPPLEGTMYEPAYRSVFSSGDTVRVTCGSGHWISNPQDTSAVITCNDDGEWSVGPECQDFLCSNPQDPLVHFWYVELGQFRKFGEYANYRCKSGYKRTNGITRAICTRDGWRPNPLCQEITCDRQDIQNAHIVTNNKLKYKYSERVNYVCRDGYQGSVTRTCGENGWIGDSQCTDTKCRVPLIENGIVIGNIREYDTDILHFECNVKYKRTENRPSVCTEIGIRAEWSPTPMCEPVKCRLTLPPLEGTSYEPAYRNVFTPDEQVTVTCGEKYWISNPRDTSAVTTCTATGDWTVRPVCKEVTCRNQRERNVNSWDVYWGQRITLGDTARYRCRSGYKSTDGTNLATCTRDGWRPNPLCQEIICETEDIPNANIVNPKWRYRNNEQANYECKEGYEGRPTRICGENGWTGDSQCTGEK; encoded by the exons ATGAGACTCTTTTACTGTCTTTGGCTCTTTGTCCTCTGGATGAACACGGAAAAATCTTTTCAACAGAACG AAGTAAGATGCAGACTGACACTGCCGCCACTCGAAGGAACAATGTATGAACCTGCTTACAGAAGTGTATTTTCCTCTGGTGACACAGTAAGAGTCACTTGTGGATCGGGGCACTGGATTTCTAACCCTCAGGACACCTCAGCAGTAATTACATGCAATGATGATGGAGAATGGAGTGTCGGACCAGAATGCCAAG ATTTTTTATGCAGCAATCCACAAGACCCACTTGTGCATTTTTGGTATGTTGAATTGGGGCAATTTCGAAAATTTGGCGAGTATGCAAATTATAGGTGCAAGTCAGGCTACAAGAGGACAAATGGCATCACCCGGGCCATATGCACAAGAGATGGTTGGAGGCCAAACCCACTTTGTCAAG aaATAACATGTGACAGACAGGATATCCAGAATGCACATATTGTCACCAATAACAAGCTGAAATACAAATACAGCGAACGGGTCAATTATGTCTGCCGTGATGGTTATCAAGGAAGTGTTACTCGAACCTGTGGGGAAAATGGTTGGATCGGGGATTCACAATGTACAG ATACAAAATGCAGAGTACCTCTCATTGAAAATGGTATTGTGATTGGAAATATCCGTGAGTACGACACTGACATCCTGCATTTTGAGTGTAATGTCAAATATAAACGCACTGAAAACAGACCGTCAGTATGCACAGAAATTGGAATAAGAGCAGAGTGGAGCCCAACACCTATGTGTGAAC CCGTAAAATGTAGACTGACACTGCCACCACTTGAAGGAACCAGCTATGAACCTGCttacagaaatgtgtttacacCTGATGAACAAGTTACAGTCACTTGTGGAGAGAAGTACTGGATTTCTAACCCTCGGGACACCTCAGCAGTAACTACATGCACTGCCACTGGAGACTGGACTGTCAGACCTGTATGCAAAG AGGTTACATGCAGAAATCAACGCGAGCGAAATGTGAATTCTTGGGATGTCTACTGGGGTCAACGAATAACACTTGGTGATACTGCAAGATATAGGTGTAGGTCAGGCTACAAGAGCACAGATGGCACCAACCTGGCCACATGCACCAGAGATGGGTGGAGACCAAATCCTCTTTGTCAAG aAATCATTTGCGAAACAGAGGATATCCCAAATGCAAATATTGTCAACCCCAAGTGGAGATACAGAAACAATGAACAGGCCAATTATGAGTGCAAGGAAGGTTATGAAGGACGTCCAACTCGAATCTGTGGGGAAAATGGTTGGACCGGGGATTCACAATGTACAG gtgagaaataA